In one Spirosoma rigui genomic region, the following are encoded:
- a CDS encoding asparagine synthetase B produces the protein MKRLLLPLILILTLTGQVWASKILIPMDDAQKNHLKAYGIAYWVLKTHDTEIDWLLNYRGGSFMMPQTQAFIKEMVIRGVSYEVISDAQSAQILAEVGAADANMDAVKLQKPPKVAVYSPKTKQPWDDAVTMVMTYAEIPYDVVFDEEVMNGKLPEYDWLHLHHEDFTGQYGKFFHFKDQPWYIAQKQEAESITRKFGLNKVPELKRAVAQHIRDFVLGGGYLFAMCNATDTFDIALAAQNTDIVDTFYDGDPADQNANNKLDFSQTFAFRNFQVYTNPYLIEFSNIDNQPEERGLAEHNDYFSLFQFSAKYDPIPTMLTQNHLNVIKGFMGQTTAFKKNLIKPEVVIMAENRAAGEARYIHSPYGRGFFTFYGGHDPEDYRHEIGEEPTDLNLHPNSAGYRLILNNILFPAAKKKKQKT, from the coding sequence ATGAAACGGTTGCTGTTACCGCTTATCCTAATTCTGACACTGACGGGTCAGGTTTGGGCGTCTAAAATTCTGATTCCCATGGACGATGCCCAGAAGAATCACCTCAAAGCGTATGGAATTGCGTACTGGGTGCTGAAAACGCACGATACCGAGATCGACTGGTTGCTGAATTACCGGGGTGGCTCGTTTATGATGCCCCAAACGCAGGCATTCATCAAGGAAATGGTCATTCGCGGGGTTAGCTACGAAGTGATTTCCGACGCTCAGTCGGCGCAGATCCTGGCCGAAGTCGGAGCCGCCGATGCCAACATGGACGCCGTCAAGCTCCAGAAACCCCCCAAGGTAGCCGTGTACTCGCCCAAGACAAAACAGCCCTGGGACGATGCCGTTACGATGGTCATGACCTACGCCGAAATCCCCTACGACGTGGTGTTTGACGAAGAAGTGATGAACGGAAAACTACCCGAGTACGACTGGCTCCACCTGCATCACGAGGATTTTACGGGCCAGTATGGTAAATTCTTCCATTTTAAGGACCAGCCCTGGTATATTGCCCAAAAGCAGGAAGCCGAATCCATAACCCGCAAATTTGGCCTCAACAAAGTTCCCGAACTGAAGCGCGCCGTAGCGCAGCACATCCGCGACTTTGTACTCGGTGGGGGGTATCTGTTCGCCATGTGTAACGCTACCGATACGTTCGATATCGCGCTGGCAGCCCAGAATACCGATATTGTCGATACGTTCTACGACGGTGACCCCGCCGATCAGAATGCCAACAACAAGCTCGATTTTAGCCAGACCTTTGCGTTCCGCAACTTTCAGGTGTACACGAACCCGTATCTGATCGAGTTTTCGAACATCGATAATCAGCCCGAAGAGCGCGGTCTGGCCGAGCATAACGACTACTTTTCGCTGTTTCAGTTCTCGGCTAAATACGACCCCATCCCTACCATGCTGACGCAGAATCACCTGAACGTCATCAAGGGGTTTATGGGCCAGACAACAGCTTTCAAAAAGAACCTCATCAAGCCGGAGGTAGTTATCATGGCCGAGAACCGGGCGGCTGGTGAAGCCCGCTACATTCACTCGCCATACGGCCGGGGTTTCTTCACGTTCTATGGCGGACACGATCCCGAAGATTACCGGCATGAAATTGGCGAAGAACCCACCGACCTTAACCTGCATCCGAACTCAGCGGGCTACCGCCTGATTCTGAACAACATCCTGTTCCCGGCCGCCAAGAAGAAAAAACAGAAAACGTAA
- a CDS encoding ABC transporter permease, which translates to MNLIENIREGLRSIAGNRLRTILTSLIIAIGITSLVGILTAIDGLQNSINTSFEGLGANTFSIVARDDNFRRGGRVRKQDEPIDYFDAVQFKRRFPYGATISVSTVASGAAQAKFGSKKTNPNVQLIGGDPTYIAVKGYTVQSGRNLTQNDVDYGLNVAVLGSEVAGTLFEQKINPINQVIRVAGNQFKVVGVLAKKGGFSGGGDDRVILIPLDKARALAGSQRQTFAITASVPSVSDQDEAIGEARGVMRQIRRDPLGQPDSFDIERADDLAKETENITGYLRIGGFGIGFITLLGAAIALLNIMLVSVTERTREIGIRKSLGATPQRIREQFLIEAIVICILGGLGGIVLGLGIGNLIATLVSQGKGGFVVPWAWMALGIVVCVAVGLFAGIYPAIRASKLDPIEALRYE; encoded by the coding sequence ATGAATCTCATCGAAAACATACGCGAAGGGCTACGATCCATTGCCGGTAATCGCCTGCGTACCATACTGACTTCGCTCATAATTGCCATCGGTATTACCTCGCTCGTGGGTATTCTGACGGCCATCGATGGGTTGCAGAACTCGATTAACACCAGCTTCGAAGGACTTGGCGCCAATACGTTCAGCATCGTAGCGCGGGATGATAACTTCCGGCGGGGTGGCCGGGTGCGTAAACAGGACGAGCCCATCGACTATTTCGATGCGGTGCAGTTCAAACGGCGTTTTCCCTACGGAGCCACCATATCGGTTTCGACCGTAGCGTCCGGGGCCGCTCAGGCTAAATTCGGGTCGAAGAAAACCAATCCGAATGTTCAGTTGATTGGCGGGGACCCCACGTACATTGCCGTTAAAGGTTACACCGTTCAAAGTGGTCGTAACCTGACGCAGAATGACGTTGACTACGGACTTAACGTCGCCGTGCTGGGCAGCGAAGTGGCCGGAACATTGTTTGAACAGAAAATTAACCCCATCAATCAGGTCATCCGGGTGGCGGGCAATCAGTTTAAGGTTGTTGGAGTGCTGGCTAAAAAAGGCGGTTTCTCGGGGGGGGGCGACGATCGGGTTATCTTGATTCCGCTCGATAAAGCCCGGGCGCTGGCCGGATCGCAACGGCAAACCTTCGCCATTACGGCCTCGGTACCGAGCGTGTCCGACCAGGACGAAGCCATTGGAGAAGCCCGGGGCGTTATGCGCCAGATCCGGCGCGATCCGCTCGGCCAACCGGATTCCTTCGACATTGAGCGGGCCGACGATCTGGCCAAAGAAACCGAAAATATTACCGGCTACCTGCGCATCGGTGGTTTCGGCATTGGCTTTATTACGCTGCTGGGGGCTGCCATTGCGCTGCTCAACATCATGCTGGTGTCGGTAACGGAGCGAACCCGGGAAATTGGCATACGGAAATCGCTGGGCGCAACGCCCCAACGAATCCGGGAGCAGTTTTTGATCGAAGCCATTGTCATCTGTATCCTGGGAGGGCTAGGCGGTATCGTACTCGGGCTGGGTATCGGCAATTTGATTGCTACGCTGGTAAGCCAGGGAAAGGGCGGCTTCGTGGTGCCCTGGGCCTGGATGGCCCTGGGTATCGTTGTGTGCGTGGCCGTGGGCTTGTTCGCCGGTATCTACCCCGCCATACGAGCCTCTAAACTAGATCCCATCGAAGCGCTGCGGTACGAGTAA
- a CDS encoding DNA/RNA non-specific endonuclease gives MRFIPRFTTKKYYRRGFRLRGNTLVLLFVFFLIGLFLHYGGRTQPVVAFWNDVRELVGLGRSRADTKTDNPYKAPEPNEDVATDDRRGPATDSDDEATDRTGSASDKNGNSSSESPGKVRFDFEKEVDFALPLYRADDELVRRDGYVLRYRDAYKNADWVAYPLLANEITGDADRDGEQFKPDPLVPTGTALPSDYTRSGYDRGHLAPAGDFKFSQRLTRESFYMSNVSPQAPQFNRGIWKELEELVRQWAVRDNGLYVVTGSVLKPGLPTIGRANEVSVPGKFYKVILYCNKPEIRMIGFLLDNEPSNSSLKQFVVPVDQIEQLTGIDFFPKLPDTLERNLESRSRADMVAEWFSY, from the coding sequence ATGCGTTTCATTCCACGATTTACCACGAAAAAATACTACCGGCGGGGCTTCCGGCTGCGGGGCAATACGCTGGTGCTGCTGTTTGTCTTTTTCCTGATTGGCCTCTTTCTCCACTACGGTGGGCGTACGCAACCCGTTGTGGCTTTCTGGAATGACGTTCGGGAACTGGTTGGCCTGGGCCGGTCCCGGGCCGACACAAAAACGGACAACCCCTACAAGGCCCCCGAACCCAATGAGGACGTAGCGACCGACGATCGACGGGGGCCGGCTACCGACTCCGACGATGAAGCAACGGACAGAACGGGCTCGGCCAGCGACAAGAATGGGAACTCCTCGTCGGAATCACCCGGCAAGGTGCGGTTCGATTTTGAGAAAGAGGTCGATTTTGCGCTGCCCCTCTACCGGGCCGATGATGAACTGGTGCGCCGGGATGGCTACGTCCTGCGCTACCGCGATGCCTATAAAAATGCCGACTGGGTAGCCTACCCATTGCTGGCTAATGAGATCACGGGCGACGCTGACCGCGACGGGGAGCAATTTAAACCCGACCCACTCGTGCCGACTGGTACGGCCCTGCCATCAGACTACACGCGATCAGGTTACGACCGGGGGCACCTGGCGCCGGCGGGTGACTTTAAATTCTCGCAGCGGCTCACCCGCGAATCGTTTTACATGAGCAATGTCAGCCCGCAGGCACCCCAGTTCAACCGTGGTATCTGGAAAGAACTGGAAGAACTGGTGCGGCAGTGGGCGGTGCGCGATAACGGGTTATACGTAGTAACGGGATCGGTGTTGAAGCCGGGATTGCCAACGATAGGACGTGCCAACGAGGTCAGCGTACCGGGCAAATTCTACAAGGTGATCCTGTATTGTAACAAGCCCGAGATTCGCATGATCGGGTTTCTGCTCGATAACGAACCCAGCAATAGCTCTTTGAAGCAATTCGTGGTGCCCGTCGATCAGATCGAGCAGTTAACAGGTATTGATTTCTTCCCTAAGCTGCCCGACACGCTGGAACGCAATCTGGAGAGCAGGAGCCGCGCCGACATGGTGGCCGAGTGGTTCTCGTATTAA